One window of Saimiri boliviensis isolate mSaiBol1 chromosome 4, mSaiBol1.pri, whole genome shotgun sequence genomic DNA carries:
- the DRC5 gene encoding dynein regulatory complex subunit 5 has product MQDTVTTSALLDPSHSSVSTQDKSSTGGHTSSTGPQPSKPSSITPVPAKSRNPNSGANFHRMRRIIAEDPEWSLAIVPLLTELCIQHIIKNFQRNPILKQLLPEHQQKVLNHLSPDLPLTVTANLIDDENYWLRCCMQRWPVCHVAEHGGSWKRMFFERHLENLLKHFIPGTTDPAVILDLLPLCRNYVRRVHVDQFLPPVRLPAQPQAGDQSDSGSEGEMEEPAVDHYQLGDLVAGLSHLEELDLAYGVKDCGMNFEWNLFLFTYRDCHSLAATIKACHTLKIFKLTQSKVDDEKARIIIRSLLDHPVLEELDLSHNLIGDRGARGAAKLLNHSRLRVLNLANNQVRGPGAQSLAHALAHNTNLVSLNLRLNCIEDEGGQALAHALQTNKCLTTLHLGGNELSEPTATLLSQVLAINTTLTSINLSCNHIGLDGGKQLLEGMSDNKTLLEFDLRLSDVAQESEYLIGQALYANREAARQRALNPSHFMSTITASGPENSVG; this is encoded by the exons ATGCAGGATACTGTAACAACATCAGCGTTGTTGGACCCCAGCCACTCCTCAGTCTCCACCCAGGACAAGTCCTCCACTGGAGGCCACACTTCAAGCACAGGCCCACAGCCCTCAAAGCCTTCTTCAATCACACCAGTGCCTGCAAAGTCCAGGAACCCAAATTCTGGGGCCAATTTCCATCGGATGCGCCGAATCATTGCTGAGGATCCTGAGTGGTCACTGGCCATTGTGCCCCTCCTCACAGAGCTCTGCATTCAGCACATCATCAAGAACTTCCAGA GAAACCCTATCCTGAAGCAGCTGCTCCCAGAACACCAGCAGAAGGTCCTGAACCACCTGTCCCCTGACCTACCACTGACTGTGACCGCCAACCTGATAGACGATGAGAACTACTGGCTCCGCTGCTGCATGCAGCGCTGGCCCGTGTGCCACGTGGCCGAGCATGGCGGCAGCTGGAAGCGCATGTTCTTCGAGCGGCACCTGGAGAACCTGCTAAAGCACTTTATCCCAGGCACCACGGACCCTGCGGTGATCCTCGACCTGTTGCCACTCTGCAGGAATTACGTGCGCAGGGTCCACGTCGATCAGTTCCTTCCGCCGGTGCggctcccagcccagccccaggccgGGGACCAGTCGGACTCCGGCAGTGAGGGAGAAATGGAGGAGCCCGCTGTGGACCACTACCAACTGGGCGATCTGGTAGCTGGCCTGAGCCACCTGGAGGAGCTGGACCTGGCGTATGGTGTCAAAGACTGCGGCATGAACTTCGAGTGGAATCTCTTCCTCTTCACCTACCGCGACTGCCACTCCTTGGCAGCCACCATCAAGGCGTGCCACACCCTCAAG ATCTTCAAGCTGACCCAAAGCAAAGTGGACGATGAGAAGGCACGCATCATAATTCGAAGCCTTCTGGACCACCCAGTCCTCGAGGAGCTGGATCTGTCACACAACCTCATCGGGGACCGTGGTGCACGAGGTGCCGCCAAGCTGCTGAACCACAGCCGCCTGCGTGTGCTCAACCTGGCCAACAACCAGGTGCGTGGGCCAGGTGCCCAGTCCCTGGCTCATGCTCTGGCACACAACACCAACCTCGTTTCCCTCAACCTACGCCTCAACTGCATTGAGGATGAGGGTGGCCAGGCTCTTGCCCATGCCTTGCAGACCAACAAGTGCCTCACCACGCTGCACCTCGGTGGCAATGAGCTGTCTGAGCCCACCGCCACCCTCCTGTCCCAGGTGCTCGCCATCAACACCACACTCACCAGCATCAACCTGTCCTGCAACCACATTGGGCTG GACGGTGGGAAGCAGCTCCTGGAAGGCATGTCAGACAACAAGACCCTTCTGGAGTTTGACTTGCGCCTGTCAGATGTGGCACAGGAGAGCGAGTACCTCATTGGCCAGGCCCTCTATGCCAATCGAGAAGCAGCCCGCCAGCGGGCCTTGAATCCCAGCCACTTCATGTCAACCATCACTGCCAGTGGCCCTGAGAACTCTGTGGGATAA